From the Candidatus Macondimonas diazotrophica genome, one window contains:
- a CDS encoding ArnT family glycosyltransferase gives MHNGEERNANTRHTAGLRVLLGALIGLTVLRLAVLIASPLDLFVDEAQYWLWSTRPSFGYYSKPPFIAWLIAFTTALVGDAEWGVRLASPLLHAGTAGFVFLAGRSLYDARTGVAAAVVYLTLPAVSFSSLLISTDVPLLFFWSAALFSLIQARQHGGGWWVGLGLSLGLGLLSKYAMAFFLIGWLWGELSSPRASRRGALVALAIAGSLYAPNLVWNAAHGFISYQHTSENADLAGAHMNGGELLAFVASQIAMLGPGVFLGLMAALISRPLRDEPARWLIGFIAPVLVFYLALALVAGANANWAVSAYVAGSILAARGLMRASWRPAWGMAVGLNVLLGLAIAGVVLCWGEETDRFPLRADPLKRLRGWETLGAEVSQWRQRYPADCVLVTDRATASAMAYYALPRPAPVVKWHPPGPIRDHFDLTADLADVACPAWLLVAPPDRATGMARRFTGSEALGTVGQPQGDQRERRYAIYRLHEFAGYPTRSPSP, from the coding sequence ATGCACAACGGTGAGGAGCGCAACGCGAATACTCGGCACACGGCTGGGCTCCGCGTTCTGCTGGGCGCGCTCATTGGCTTGACCGTCTTGCGTCTCGCAGTGCTGATTGCCTCGCCGCTCGATCTATTCGTCGATGAAGCGCAGTACTGGCTCTGGTCGACCCGACCAAGTTTTGGATACTACTCAAAGCCCCCGTTCATCGCCTGGCTCATTGCCTTCACCACGGCCTTGGTTGGCGATGCGGAATGGGGCGTCCGACTGGCGTCGCCACTTCTCCATGCCGGCACGGCCGGTTTCGTTTTTCTCGCCGGCCGGTCACTGTACGACGCGCGAACCGGCGTCGCGGCGGCCGTAGTCTATCTGACGCTGCCCGCGGTGAGCTTCTCCAGCCTGCTGATCTCCACCGATGTTCCGCTGCTGTTTTTCTGGAGCGCGGCACTGTTCAGCCTGATCCAGGCTCGGCAGCATGGCGGTGGTTGGTGGGTCGGGCTTGGCCTGTCACTCGGGTTGGGGCTGCTCTCCAAGTACGCGATGGCCTTTTTCTTGATTGGCTGGCTGTGGGGTGAGCTGAGTAGCCCACGCGCCTCCAGACGAGGCGCGCTCGTGGCCCTGGCAATTGCGGGATCGCTCTATGCGCCCAATCTGGTCTGGAATGCCGCCCACGGCTTCATCAGCTACCAGCACACCTCCGAAAACGCCGATCTGGCTGGTGCCCACATGAACGGCGGCGAACTACTGGCCTTCGTGGCCAGCCAGATCGCCATGTTGGGGCCGGGCGTATTTCTCGGGCTGATGGCGGCCCTGATTTCGCGCCCGCTGCGCGATGAGCCAGCGCGCTGGCTCATCGGCTTCATCGCACCGGTGCTGGTGTTCTACCTCGCGCTGGCGCTGGTGGCCGGTGCCAATGCCAATTGGGCGGTCAGCGCCTATGTGGCCGGATCGATCCTGGCCGCACGAGGCTTGATGCGCGCGTCGTGGCGACCCGCCTGGGGGATGGCGGTTGGATTGAATGTGTTGCTCGGGTTGGCGATCGCCGGAGTTGTGCTCTGCTGGGGCGAGGAGACCGATCGCTTTCCGCTGCGCGCCGATCCCCTGAAGCGCCTGCGGGGCTGGGAGACACTGGGCGCCGAAGTCAGCCAGTGGCGCCAGCGCTATCCCGCCGACTGCGTGCTGGTGACCGATCGCGCGACCGCCTCGGCCATGGCCTATTACGCCTTGCCGCGCCCGGCGCCGGTGGTCAAATGGCATCCGCCCGGCCCGATCCGCGATCACTTCGACCTGACTGCCGATCTCGCCGATGTCGCCTGCCCCGCCTGGTTGCTGGTCGCGCCACCGGACCGCGCGACCGGAATGGCACGCCGGTTCACCGGCAGCGAAGCGCTGGGCACGGTCGGTCAGCCCCAAGGGGACCAGCGTGAGCGGCGCTACGCCATCTATCGACTGCATGAATTCGCTGGCTATCCGACCCGGAGTCCTTCGCCATGA
- a CDS encoding phosphatase PAP2 family protein — translation MMRALPVYPALMLALGLGLLFWLWPELDLWTARQFYLEPREFWWTDQPISLWQKRAVRLAGTIAVIVFVIGLIRTRTGGRWAGLAQRGWLFLMLALLLGPGLVVNLGLKEHWGRARPSYVADFGGPQRYTAPLAPARECDSNCAFVSGDAALGFFLMAGAFVDLRRRKVWLLAGLTAGGLIGFWRIAAGGHFLSDVLFAGIVVYGVCALLAKWLPVERPILDADQAPDRSSHAH, via the coding sequence ATGATGCGTGCTTTGCCTGTTTACCCCGCCCTGATGCTCGCCCTCGGCCTCGGACTGCTGTTCTGGCTCTGGCCCGAACTCGATCTCTGGACGGCCCGACAGTTCTATCTCGAACCGCGCGAATTCTGGTGGACCGACCAGCCGATCAGCCTTTGGCAAAAGCGCGCCGTTCGGCTTGCCGGCACCATCGCCGTCATCGTGTTCGTGATCGGCCTGATCCGCACGCGCACAGGCGGCCGGTGGGCCGGGCTGGCCCAGCGCGGGTGGCTGTTTCTGATGCTGGCCTTGCTGCTAGGCCCGGGATTGGTGGTGAATCTGGGCCTGAAAGAACATTGGGGACGAGCGCGGCCGAGCTATGTTGCCGATTTCGGCGGGCCACAACGCTACACCGCACCTTTGGCTCCGGCGCGCGAATGCGACAGCAACTGCGCGTTTGTGAGCGGCGACGCGGCGCTGGGGTTTTTTTTGATGGCCGGCGCCTTCGTCGATCTCCGACGCCGTAAGGTCTGGCTTCTGGCCGGCCTGACGGCGGGCGGGCTGATCGGATTCTGGCGCATTGCAGCGGGTGGCCATTTTCTCAGTGATGTCCTGTTCGCCGGTATCGTGGTCTATGGCGTCTGCGCGCTGCTGGCGAAATGGTTGCCGGTCGAGCGTCCGATTCTTGATGCCGATCAAGCGCCCGACCGGTCATCCCACGCACACTGA
- a CDS encoding nitrous oxide reductase accessory protein NosL, which translates to MGIRYWIMGVVLALGLATGPMGAALAAESVGEPATCGMCGKEMTNAHVGFVLVQPDGQEERLGCAGCGLAMLKDAPKGVKAKTLDFMRGDEIDARAAYYVRGSSFTACCEPSFLAFSRKDEAERFTKGFGGTVMDFEAAYQAVHAAHHHPGN; encoded by the coding sequence ATGGGCATCCGGTATTGGATCATGGGGGTCGTACTGGCACTGGGACTCGCGACCGGGCCCATGGGAGCGGCATTGGCCGCCGAATCGGTCGGTGAGCCAGCGACCTGTGGCATGTGCGGCAAGGAAATGACCAATGCCCATGTCGGTTTCGTCCTCGTGCAGCCCGATGGGCAGGAAGAGCGTCTGGGGTGCGCCGGCTGTGGCCTGGCCATGCTCAAGGATGCGCCGAAAGGCGTGAAAGCCAAGACGCTCGATTTCATGCGCGGGGATGAAATCGATGCGCGGGCTGCCTATTATGTGCGTGGATCAAGCTTCACAGCCTGCTGTGAACCATCTTTCCTGGCCTTTTCCAGGAAAGATGAAGCCGAACGCTTCACCAAGGGCTTCGGCGGCACGGTCATGGATTTCGAAGCAGCCTATCAGGCGGTTCACGCTGCGCATCATCACCCCGGGAATTGA
- a CDS encoding methylated-DNA--[protein]-cysteine S-methyltransferase yields the protein MNRWPSEAAAGFPARSEPFFYETVAQAITFIRERSAEQPGLADVARHVGYSEAHFQRLFTAWAGVSPTRFLQFLTKTHALALLAESRTVEETAAATGLSGTGRLHDLLVTWEAMTPGEIRRRGAGVVIDWGMAATPLGWMAAGQTTRGICHLSFLEAPEPAVVADRLREHWPHAALRDRPAVAARLADRLFGAAPGAAPLRLLLRGSPFRIKVWEALLRIPAGTVCSYGELAVRAGAPRAARAVGSAMAANDIALLIPCHRVIRESGEIGEYRWNPTRKALLIGWEQARRVSGS from the coding sequence ATGAACCGTTGGCCGTCTGAGGCAGCCGCCGGGTTCCCGGCCCGGTCCGAGCCTTTTTTCTACGAAACCGTGGCGCAGGCGATCACTTTCATCCGTGAGCGCTCGGCGGAGCAGCCCGGTCTGGCCGATGTCGCGCGGCACGTGGGCTACAGCGAGGCGCATTTCCAGCGGCTGTTCACCGCGTGGGCCGGCGTGTCCCCCACGCGCTTCCTGCAGTTTCTCACCAAGACCCACGCCCTGGCGCTACTGGCGGAATCGCGGACTGTCGAGGAAACCGCAGCGGCGACGGGCTTGTCCGGCACCGGGCGGTTGCATGATCTGTTGGTGACTTGGGAGGCCATGACGCCGGGGGAGATCCGGCGGCGCGGCGCGGGGGTGGTCATCGACTGGGGGATGGCGGCCACACCGCTGGGCTGGATGGCGGCCGGCCAGACCACGCGCGGCATCTGTCATCTATCCTTCCTCGAGGCGCCGGAGCCGGCGGTGGTTGCCGACCGGTTGCGCGAGCACTGGCCGCACGCGGCGTTGCGCGACCGCCCCGCGGTGGCAGCGCGTCTCGCCGATCGGTTGTTTGGCGCAGCGCCCGGCGCAGCACCCTTGCGCTTGCTGCTGCGTGGTTCCCCGTTTCGGATCAAGGTGTGGGAGGCGCTGCTGCGCATTCCAGCCGGAACGGTCTGTTCCTACGGGGAACTCGCCGTCCGTGCCGGCGCACCGCGCGCTGCCCGCGCCGTCGGCAGCGCCATGGCTGCCAACGACATTGCCCTGCTCATCCCCTGTCATCGCGTCATCCGGGAAAGCGGCGAGATCGGCGAGTATCGCTGGAACCCGACCCGCAAAGCGCTGTTGATCGGCTGGGAACAGGCGCGGCGCGTATCCGGCAGCTGA
- a CDS encoding DODA-type extradiol aromatic ring-opening family dioxygenase, with the protein MRQPVWFLSHGAPTFLTEPNRTTAYWSQLDPSYAGALRAVLCVSAHWEADTLALAGAVPAPAIQHDFYGFPPALYAQTWKTRGDAMTGAWLRDALAARGVPVAAVERPFDHGLWVPFKAMWPEGPPCPVFQLSLSAGQDAAWHLQLGEALASLREAGVLIVGSGGITHNLREIDWHAAEGQAAIWAAEFMTALEQAVAANDVAALCDPWHFLHGRRAHPTLEHYLPFLVALGAAGGQGMQRIHRNWVFGTLALHAYATEAPG; encoded by the coding sequence ATGCGGCAACCGGTCTGGTTCTTGTCCCATGGCGCACCGACGTTTCTGACCGAACCCAACCGGACGACCGCGTACTGGTCGCAGCTCGATCCGTCGTATGCGGGCGCACTGCGCGCCGTGCTGTGCGTTTCCGCCCATTGGGAAGCAGACACGCTGGCGCTCGCCGGTGCTGTGCCTGCGCCGGCGATCCAGCACGACTTCTACGGCTTTCCGCCGGCGCTGTACGCGCAAACGTGGAAAACCCGCGGCGATGCGATGACCGGCGCATGGCTGCGCGATGCGCTCGCGGCCCGTGGCGTTCCAGTCGCCGCCGTCGAGCGGCCGTTCGATCACGGCCTGTGGGTTCCCTTTAAGGCCATGTGGCCCGAAGGACCGCCCTGCCCGGTGTTTCAGCTCTCCCTGAGCGCCGGCCAGGATGCTGCATGGCACCTGCAGCTGGGCGAGGCGCTGGCGTCGCTGCGCGAGGCCGGCGTGCTCATCGTCGGCAGTGGCGGTATCACCCACAATCTGCGCGAGATCGACTGGCACGCTGCCGAAGGCCAGGCGGCGATTTGGGCGGCCGAGTTCATGACCGCTCTGGAGCAGGCAGTGGCGGCCAACGATGTGGCCGCGCTGTGCGACCCGTGGCACTTTCTCCACGGCCGCCGCGCACATCCCACACTGGAGCACTACCTGCCCTTTCTGGTGGCCCTGGGTGCTGCCGGCGGTCAGGGCATGCAGCGGATTCATCGCAACTGGGTCTTCGGTACGCTGGCGCTGCATGCCTACGCCACCGAGGCGCCGGGCTGA
- a CDS encoding NADH:flavin oxidoreductase/NADH oxidase family protein, whose translation MTTTIASPMTLPCGVTLPNRLAKAALTEGLSDGQNRATEAHQRLYRAWSEGGAGLVITGNVQVDRRYLERPGNIAIDNNGGEEALAALAHAGTVGGNQLWMQLSHAGRQTIRYLNAEPVGPSAVPVKLPGGAFGKPRALSESDIEGVIERFVRAAAVAQQTGFTGVQLHAAHGYLLSEFLSPKANLRSDQWGGSLENRARLLLTLVREIRTRVGPAFPICVKLNSADFQKGGFSHEDSQQVAQWLQEAGVDLLEISGGTYEQLSFFGTGAEGDKAPAKAQSTLAREAYFLDYAERLRQVCRIPLMVTGGFRSLAGMNQALAEDALDLIGLGRPMCVQTDLPKRLLAGQCTEAPRYEERLNIGPGVLGPASSINRIRNFNHMYAQGWYCVQLLRIGRGQAPDPAMGPLRGMMGYLRNEWRGVRALQDR comes from the coding sequence ATGACCACGACCATCGCCTCACCGATGACATTGCCATGCGGTGTTACCTTACCCAATCGACTGGCCAAGGCGGCGCTGACCGAAGGCCTGTCTGACGGCCAGAATCGGGCGACCGAGGCGCACCAGCGCTTGTACCGGGCATGGTCCGAGGGCGGTGCAGGGCTCGTCATCACCGGAAACGTACAGGTCGACCGACGCTACCTGGAACGTCCCGGCAACATCGCTATCGACAACAACGGCGGAGAGGAGGCGCTGGCGGCTCTGGCCCATGCCGGCACCGTGGGCGGCAACCAGTTGTGGATGCAGCTCAGTCACGCCGGTCGCCAGACCATCCGCTATCTCAACGCCGAACCGGTGGGCCCTTCAGCGGTTCCCGTCAAGCTGCCCGGCGGCGCATTTGGCAAGCCGCGTGCCTTGAGCGAATCAGATATCGAGGGGGTGATCGAACGCTTCGTCCGGGCGGCCGCGGTGGCGCAGCAGACCGGCTTCACCGGTGTTCAGCTGCATGCCGCCCATGGGTATCTGCTGAGCGAGTTCCTGTCGCCGAAGGCCAATCTGCGCTCCGATCAGTGGGGCGGCAGCCTCGAGAACCGTGCCCGTCTGCTGCTCACGCTGGTGCGCGAGATCCGCACGCGTGTGGGCCCGGCCTTTCCGATCTGCGTCAAGCTCAATTCCGCCGATTTCCAGAAAGGCGGCTTCAGTCACGAGGATTCCCAGCAGGTCGCGCAGTGGCTGCAGGAGGCGGGCGTCGATCTGCTCGAGATTTCAGGCGGTACCTATGAGCAGCTTTCCTTTTTCGGGACCGGCGCGGAGGGCGACAAGGCGCCGGCCAAGGCGCAGAGCACCCTGGCTCGTGAGGCCTACTTTCTCGACTATGCGGAGCGCTTGCGCCAGGTGTGCCGGATTCCGCTGATGGTGACCGGTGGTTTTCGCAGCCTGGCCGGCATGAACCAGGCCCTGGCGGAAGACGCGCTGGATCTGATCGGGCTGGGCCGACCGATGTGCGTGCAGACCGATCTGCCGAAACGATTGCTCGCGGGGCAGTGCACCGAGGCGCCGCGCTACGAGGAGCGGCTGAATATCGGTCCCGGCGTCCTGGGCCCGGCCAGCTCGATCAACCGCATTCGCAATTTCAACCACATGTACGCGCAAGGGTGGTACTGCGTCCAACTGCTGCGCATTGGTCGGGGGCAGGCGCCCGATCCCGCCATGGGGCCGCTGCGCGGCATGATGGGGTACCTGCGCAATGAGTGGCGCGGCGTTCGAGCGCTGCAGGACCGCTAA
- a CDS encoding CDP-alcohol phosphatidyltransferase family protein, whose amino-acid sequence MANLIGSAAPLHREVMGSALGAGVLALTFLTLAAPTVMDALPLAVRFLMTFVPAAIWVWRQLPAHAPHVHWGWANHVTAGRGCVLLIWLVWGWEQPVLGWESVALGTAFLLADGLDGTIARRQGTASPFGARFDLEVDALFVLVAGLLLLRTGQVGAWVLISGLLRYGYLLAGRWQPALSRALPPSRRRAVFGVTNAALLTAGFAPVFSAAWVQAMAGVGLTLVLLSFLIDMGALQARSRKIIPD is encoded by the coding sequence ATGGCGAACTTGATCGGATCGGCGGCGCCGTTGCACCGGGAGGTGATGGGTAGCGCGCTCGGCGCCGGAGTGCTGGCGCTGACCTTTCTGACGCTGGCTGCGCCGACGGTGATGGATGCCCTACCCCTGGCCGTGCGCTTCCTGATGACTTTCGTACCGGCGGCCATCTGGGTCTGGCGCCAGCTGCCGGCGCATGCCCCGCATGTCCATTGGGGCTGGGCCAACCACGTGACTGCGGGGCGGGGCTGCGTGCTGCTGATCTGGCTGGTCTGGGGCTGGGAGCAGCCGGTTCTGGGATGGGAATCGGTGGCTTTGGGAACGGCCTTCCTACTGGCCGACGGACTGGATGGCACCATCGCCCGCCGCCAGGGAACGGCGTCGCCCTTCGGCGCGCGCTTCGACCTGGAGGTCGATGCGCTGTTCGTTCTGGTGGCAGGCCTTTTGCTGCTGCGCACCGGGCAGGTGGGCGCCTGGGTGCTCATCAGCGGCCTTTTGCGTTATGGCTATCTGCTGGCTGGCCGATGGCAACCGGCGCTGTCCCGTGCCTTGCCACCAAGCCGGCGGCGCGCCGTCTTCGGGGTGACCAATGCGGCCCTGCTCACAGCGGGTTTCGCGCCCGTGTTCTCAGCGGCCTGGGTACAGGCCATGGCGGGGGTGGGTCTGACGCTGGTTTTGCTCTCGTTTCTGATCGATATGGGCGCGCTGCAGGCGCGATCCCGCAAGATCATCCCGGACTGA
- a CDS encoding glycosyltransferase family 4 protein, whose amino-acid sequence MRWHWAVPGPLAQYTGGYRYDAEVVSGLRARGVALDVHALAGRHPDADGSAQVAAAHTWTGSAAAGAGLIIDGLALPAFAPLLARSDPRGPVIALIHHPLALETGLDPDRARHLAQAEHAALSRVDAVVVTSAATRALLAGGELDAARLHVARPGTARVTRRLPKRPRPGPVRLLCVATLTPRKGHLRLLAALSGVRQVAWQLVCVGGDRGDQLYARRIRARRDRAGWRRRVRITGEVDPAALSRHYHEADLFVSASRLEGYGMALAEALMHGLPIVTTRGGAIAQTVPPTAGLRIHGAAPRHLRRALSQAMEQPGRRRHWTKQARRQARRLGGWCETTAVFEQAMCSAVARSTRHE is encoded by the coding sequence ATGAGGTGGCACTGGGCGGTCCCCGGCCCGTTGGCGCAGTACACGGGCGGGTATCGATATGATGCCGAGGTGGTGTCTGGCCTGCGCGCGCGCGGCGTGGCACTGGATGTCCACGCGCTGGCCGGCCGTCATCCCGATGCCGATGGATCGGCGCAGGTCGCTGCGGCGCACACCTGGACCGGCAGCGCTGCGGCGGGCGCCGGCCTGATCATCGACGGCCTGGCGCTGCCCGCGTTCGCGCCTCTGCTTGCTCGCAGCGATCCGCGCGGGCCCGTCATCGCCCTGATTCATCATCCGCTGGCGCTGGAAACCGGGCTCGACCCCGACCGCGCGCGGCATCTGGCCCAAGCCGAGCACGCCGCGCTGAGCAGGGTCGATGCAGTGGTGGTCACCAGCGCCGCGACCCGCGCCCTGCTGGCCGGCGGGGAATTGGATGCGGCGCGTCTTCATGTGGCCCGACCGGGCACTGCGCGCGTGACGCGGCGCCTGCCGAAGCGGCCCCGGCCCGGCCCGGTCCGCCTCCTGTGCGTGGCAACCCTCACCCCCCGCAAGGGGCATTTGCGGTTGCTGGCCGCCTTGAGCGGTGTTCGGCAGGTGGCGTGGCAATTGGTGTGTGTCGGTGGCGACCGTGGTGATCAGCTCTACGCGCGGCGTATTCGCGCCCGACGCGATCGCGCGGGCTGGCGCCGCCGCGTCCGGATCACCGGCGAGGTGGATCCGGCCGCCCTGTCGCGGCACTATCATGAAGCGGATCTGTTTGTATCTGCATCCCGTCTGGAAGGGTACGGGATGGCGTTGGCAGAGGCGCTGATGCATGGCCTGCCGATCGTGACCACCCGGGGCGGTGCCATTGCTCAGACCGTTCCGCCTACGGCCGGACTGCGCATCCACGGTGCAGCGCCCCGCCATTTGCGCCGCGCGCTGTCTCAGGCCATGGAACAGCCCGGGCGGCGCCGTCATTGGACAAAGCAAGCGCGCCGGCAGGCCCGGCGATTGGGGGGCTGGTGCGAAACGACCGCGGTGTTCGAGCAAGCCATGTGCAGCGCTGTTGCGCGATCGACACGGCATGAGTGA
- a CDS encoding 6-pyruvoyl trahydropterin synthase family protein, with translation MTLTNHLMIAHRMRGERFGPAQRLHGATFEVELSLFAERLDGDGVVADMGQVAQLLAAVLAPLNYRDLDELPRFAGRNTTSEVLAAAIHADVCAQLRAGALGRDELERIRQVRVVLRENPQAWASFEGPLHP, from the coding sequence ATGACCCTGACGAACCACCTCATGATCGCCCACCGCATGCGCGGCGAACGTTTCGGGCCGGCGCAGCGGTTGCACGGCGCGACCTTCGAGGTGGAGTTGAGCCTGTTCGCCGAGCGGCTTGATGGTGATGGTGTGGTGGCGGACATGGGTCAGGTGGCCCAGTTACTTGCCGCCGTTCTGGCGCCCCTGAACTATCGTGATCTGGACGAATTGCCTCGCTTTGCCGGACGCAACACCACCAGCGAAGTCCTGGCGGCCGCGATTCACGCCGATGTCTGCGCGCAGTTGCGTGCGGGTGCTCTGGGGCGTGACGAGCTCGAGCGGATCCGGCAGGTGCGCGTGGTGCTGCGGGAAAATCCCCAGGCCTGGGCCAGCTTCGAGGGACCGCTCCATCCATGA
- a CDS encoding zinc-dependent alcohol dehydrogenase, with product MPLSRPTALWVLAPGQAALREAATHASPDALTLRTRFSGISRGTESLVFQGRVPASEWTRMRCPHQEGEFPGPVKYGYSLVGQVESGPDQGRWAFALHPHQDWCRLLPDALHWLPEGLPPRRAVLAANMETAVNALWDAGVRIGDQVTVVGGGVIGLLVAYLSAQIAGTQVSLVDTNPARAALARHLGLTWMGADTEPQPGADVVFHASGTPEGLAFALASAGFEARVLELSWYGDRTVPLPLGAAFHAQRLAIVASQVGHVAPSRRARWGTGRRLALALALLRDPRLDRLLEPDWPFADAPRALTKVCEAPGALCQVLTYE from the coding sequence GTGCCCCTGAGCCGGCCGACCGCGTTGTGGGTCCTTGCGCCCGGGCAGGCGGCGCTGCGCGAGGCGGCCACGCACGCGTCGCCCGATGCGCTGACATTGCGGACCCGCTTCAGCGGCATCAGCCGGGGTACCGAAAGTCTGGTGTTTCAGGGACGTGTCCCCGCGAGTGAATGGACACGCATGCGCTGCCCGCATCAGGAAGGCGAATTCCCCGGCCCGGTCAAATACGGCTACAGCCTGGTCGGGCAGGTGGAGAGTGGACCGGATCAGGGACGCTGGGCATTTGCGCTGCATCCGCACCAGGACTGGTGCCGTCTGCTGCCCGATGCCTTACATTGGCTGCCGGAGGGCCTGCCGCCCCGGCGCGCAGTGCTGGCGGCCAACATGGAAACCGCGGTCAACGCACTCTGGGATGCGGGCGTGCGCATCGGCGATCAGGTGACGGTCGTGGGCGGGGGTGTCATCGGGCTGCTGGTGGCGTATCTCAGCGCGCAAATCGCCGGAACGCAGGTGAGCCTCGTGGATACGAATCCCGCGCGCGCGGCGTTGGCGCGGCATCTGGGGCTGACGTGGATGGGCGCGGACACCGAGCCGCAGCCAGGGGCGGACGTGGTGTTCCATGCCAGCGGTACGCCCGAGGGACTGGCATTCGCGCTCGCCTCGGCCGGCTTCGAGGCACGGGTGCTGGAGCTGAGCTGGTATGGCGATCGGACCGTACCGCTCCCCTTGGGCGCGGCTTTCCATGCCCAGCGGCTTGCCATCGTGGCCTCTCAGGTCGGCCACGTTGCCCCCTCGCGGCGCGCGCGCTGGGGCACTGGGCGGAGGCTGGCGCTGGCGTTGGCGCTGCTTCGCGATCCGCGCCTGGACCGATTGCTCGAGCCGGACTGGCCATTTGCCGATGCACCGCGTGCGCTGACAAAGGTCTGCGAGGCGCCCGGTGCACTGTGCCAGGTGCTCACCTACGAGTGA
- a CDS encoding RibD family protein, translating into MLLPTCDPVRSWNMEQAWAAIRQLRAQLNAAGSAAAFDLSAHAAQPVDAMARLHPERIRVLADGRWRSETGLPGAVAQLLDLYLPLAACPPGRRFVVAHLGQSLDGRIAPARGRSAGLTGPENYDHMHRLRALVDAVIVGAGTVYADDPRLTVRRVPGRHPVRVVIDTEARLRGDYRMLSDGLAPVVYCRAHDTAPNPDLPAHVLQLPVRRGPQGLDLADLLNVLTERGWSRVLIEGGGVTVSRFLAQGCLDRLQITVAPVLLGAGRLGIDLAGGVCKSQRRPQATRYLQGRDVLFELDVSCP; encoded by the coding sequence ATGTTGTTGCCGACCTGCGACCCGGTCCGATCGTGGAACATGGAACAGGCCTGGGCGGCGATTCGCCAACTCCGCGCGCAGCTGAATGCGGCCGGTTCGGCTGCGGCGTTCGATCTGAGCGCGCATGCAGCGCAGCCAGTCGATGCAATGGCCAGGCTGCATCCGGAGCGGATCCGGGTGCTCGCTGATGGTCGCTGGCGCAGTGAGACCGGGCTGCCGGGCGCGGTTGCCCAGCTGCTCGACCTGTATCTTCCGCTGGCCGCCTGCCCACCGGGGCGGCGCTTCGTCGTGGCCCATCTCGGCCAGAGCCTCGATGGCCGCATTGCCCCCGCACGAGGTCGCTCGGCCGGCCTGACCGGGCCGGAGAACTATGATCACATGCACCGTCTGCGCGCCTTGGTCGATGCGGTCATCGTGGGCGCCGGCACCGTGTATGCCGATGATCCTCGACTGACCGTGCGGCGAGTGCCGGGCCGTCATCCCGTTCGGGTGGTCATCGATACCGAGGCCCGGTTGCGCGGCGATTATCGCATGCTGAGCGACGGGCTCGCGCCAGTGGTCTACTGCCGGGCGCACGATACCGCGCCCAACCCCGACCTTCCCGCACATGTGCTGCAGCTCCCGGTCCGTCGTGGGCCGCAAGGACTGGATCTGGCCGATCTGCTGAACGTCCTGACCGAACGCGGCTGGTCGCGCGTTCTCATCGAGGGCGGCGGCGTCACCGTCTCGCGCTTTCTGGCACAAGGCTGTCTTGACCGGTTGCAGATCACCGTTGCGCCGGTGTTGCTGGGCGCTGGGCGCTTGGGGATCGATCTGGCCGGTGGGGTGTGCAAGAGCCAGCGGCGTCCCCAGGCCACGCGCTATCTGCAGGGTCGGGATGTGCTCTTCGAGCTGGACGTGTCGTGCCCCTGA
- the blaOXA gene encoding class D beta-lactamase produces MKRIALVLCMVLFSQTACGRIWEESPILAECFRAAGVEGSFVLYDVDADVLIGHNRVRANTRFVPASTFKIANSLIGLSTGSVPSVDAVLPYGGQPQPYPQWQRDMGLREAIRLSNVAIYQELARRIGLKRMQAGVDRLGYGNRRLGTQVDQFWLTGPLEISAVEQVLFLARLAKGTLPMDPGVQQSVREILLLEERDTGSLYGKTGWENAPRPGIGWWVGWVEHDGAIYAFALNLDVRTQQDADRRISLGKACLQALGVF; encoded by the coding sequence ATGAAACGCATCGCGCTCGTTCTGTGCATGGTTTTGTTCAGTCAGACCGCTTGCGGTCGGATCTGGGAAGAGAGTCCGATACTGGCCGAATGCTTCCGGGCGGCTGGCGTGGAGGGCAGCTTTGTCCTCTATGACGTCGATGCCGATGTGCTGATCGGGCACAATCGGGTGCGGGCGAACACCCGCTTCGTCCCGGCCTCGACCTTCAAGATCGCCAATAGCCTGATTGGATTGTCAACCGGCAGTGTGCCCAGTGTCGATGCGGTGCTCCCGTACGGTGGTCAGCCGCAGCCCTATCCCCAATGGCAGCGTGACATGGGTTTGCGAGAAGCGATTCGCCTGTCGAACGTGGCCATTTACCAGGAACTGGCTCGCCGGATCGGCTTGAAACGGATGCAGGCGGGGGTGGATCGTTTGGGGTATGGAAACCGCCGACTCGGCACTCAAGTGGACCAATTCTGGTTAACCGGGCCGCTTGAAATCAGCGCCGTCGAACAAGTGCTTTTCCTGGCCAGATTGGCGAAGGGGACGCTGCCGATGGATCCCGGCGTGCAGCAGTCTGTCCGCGAAATTCTTCTTCTGGAAGAACGGGATACCGGCTCGCTTTACGGCAAGACGGGTTGGGAAAATGCCCCCCGGCCGGGTATCGGCTGGTGGGTCGGTTGGGTTGAGCACGACGGGGCCATCTATGCCTTTGCCCTGAATCTCGATGTGCGTACCCAGCAGGATGCCGACCGGCGGATCTCATTAGGCAAAGCCTGTCTGCAGGCACTCGGCGTGTTCTAG